In [Mycobacterium] stephanolepidis, the genomic window GTCCGTGGATACCAACGCTTTTCGGTAGGCATTCGCGGCTTCCCGATTCCGGCTGAGTCTGGTGAGCAGATCGGCGCGCGCCGCGTGCAGCGGGTAGTACGCGTCGAGGTCCTCCCGCAACGGCTCGATGGCATCCAGTCCGGCCTGCGCACCGTCGCGCTCGCCAATGGCCACCGCGCGATTGAGCGCGACCACGGCAGTGGGGCTGAACACCGTCAGCTGGTCGTATAGCGCGACGATCTGGCCCCAGTCGGTATGTGCTGCCGAGGGCGCGTCGTCATGCACGGCATTGATGGCGGCCTGGATCTGATACGGCCCGGGGACGTTGCGTCTCAGACACCGCCGCACCAGCTGGTGCCCCTCGCCGATCATCTCGTGATTCCACTGAGCGCGGTCCTGATCGGCGAGCAGCACCAGCGCTCCGCCGGCATCGGTACGGGCGGGTGGGCGCGCCTCGGTGAGCAACACCAATGCCAGCAGCCCGAGCACCTCGGGCTCGTCGGGCATGAGATCTGCAAGCACCCGCGCCAGTCTGATCGCCTCGGCGGACAGGTCCGCGCGGGTGAGCTCGGCGCCCGAGGACGCCGCATAACCCTCGTTGTAGACGAGGTAGAGCGCGGCCAGCACCGACGACAGCCGGTCCGGTAGATCGTGGTCCCCCGGCACCCGGTACGGGATGCCTGCCGACGCGATCTTCTTCTTGGCACGCGTGATGCGTGCGGCCATGGTCGATTCGGATACCAGATACGCGTTGGCGATCTCCGCCGTGGTGAGCCCCCCGAGCAGGCGCAGCGTCAGCGCGACCTGCGCCTCCGGCGCCAGCGCCGGGTGGCAGCAGGTGAAGATGAGCCGCAGGCGATCATCCCGCACCGGACCCACCTCCTGCGGCTCCGGCTGCTCCTCCTCCAGAGCGTTTGCCTCTCTGGACAACTCGTCGCGCCGCTGGTCGCGCCGCAATTTGTCGACGCCGCGGTTGCGGGCCGTGGTGGTGATCCACGCACCCGGATTCGGCGGAACACCGTCCCGCGGCCATTTCGCGATGGCCACCTCGAACGCCTCCTGTACGGCGTCCTCGGCGAGGTCGATGCTGCCGAAGTAGCGGATCAACGTCGCCACGGTACGGCCGTACTCCTCGCGGAAGATGCGGCTGATCTCGTCGTGCGCCACGGGTCAATGGTGCCTCTCCGGTGTCGGGTGCCGTACAGACACCACGAACGAGCCGCGCCGAAATCGACAGCGCGCGCCCGTACTGTCGATTCGTGAGAGGCAGTATGCGGCGATACGCGGCGTATGCGAGCGTCGCTGGTTCACTCGTGCTCGCGGCATGCACGGATCAGGTTCCAGGCACACCAACCTCGGCCGCCACGTATTCCTGCCAGGCACGATCCGTAACGGGGCGGGCCTACACCCAATTCCGCCCAAATGGTCAGCCGTTATCCGTCTCTATCCCCGAACTCCCCGGCTGGCGGTCAGCTCCGACTGCATTGAGGGAAAACCAACTCGCCCTTACGAAAACGATCGGGACAACCCAAAGTTATGTTGCGCTGTCAATTCTGCGGCCGGAGCCGGATCGCGACAAAGCTTCCGCGCAACTGAGCATGTTGACTAGGTTCGACCCGTCAGTGTCGATCATTCAAGAAGAGACGGTGAATGTTTGTAGCCTAAAGGCATCAAGACTCGTTGGCATTGCCGAAAATCGAGACCTGCGGTTCGACTATCTGAACCTCACGTACCCGGCCAACGGGGTCTTCTATCCTGTCCAACTCCGCAATCAGATGGGCGCGGGCGATGTTCCTCTGTTCGGTGCCGACGTCGAGGTGATTTTCCGAAACGTGCAGATCGGACCGTAGAGTCGGCCTATGCGCAACGACTTCCGTCGGAACATCTTCCGTGCCATGACTTCTGGTGCACTCATACTCGCCGGGTGTTCGCAGCCAGGATCCGGCACCCCCACGGCGGAACATCCGACGTCCTATTCATGCCAAGCACAGGCAGTGACAGGCGAGATCTATACGCGGGCAAGTACGCCCAAGGAACCGTTCACCGTTTCCATCCCCAAGCTCCCAGGTTGGGAACCGGCCGCGACAGCACGCACAGATAACAAGCTCGCGGTCGTTAAGACGATCGGAATCAGCAGGAGCCTCACCATGCTGATGTCCTTGGATCCTGCCTCTAGCAACGAGCAGGCGGCGGAGCAATTGGACGGCCTTACCAAGATCGTCGGGCCGGTGAAGATCACTCATGATGAGACCATTGAGATCTGCGGTATCCGAGCAACGCGGCTGATTGCCACAGCAGGAGAGCGCGCTCAACAGTACGACTATCTCAACATCGTCTACCACGTGGGCGACGACTACTACCCCGTGCAGCTACGCAACCAGATGAGCATCGGCGATGTGCCTTTGTTCAGCGCCGATATCGACGTCATGTTCCAAGGATTCCAGATCGGCTCGTAGCCTGGAGTACCTGCTAACCGGCTCCAGGGGTCTCGGGACTCCATAACACAGGGTCGACCCGGGCCGCGTTGGCGGCATGAACATCAATCGTTGCACCCTCCGAATCGATTCGGTAGGGCACAAGCATGTCGATGGCAACTCCCTCGGAATGCTCAAGTTTGATCTTGATGGCATCTCCCGCAACCGGAACCAAGGCTGTCACGTCCAGCACTGCGGCCCGCGCTCGCAGCTGCTGCCTGTCGCTGGGCAGTTCCAGTCCATCAATGATCCCAGACTCATCCTGCGGCGTTGCAGCTATCGCGGACCGCCGGACTGATACATCACCGGCCAGTCCAATGACCATCATGAATGGTGCGAAGTCATCGGCATGCGCAAGCTCTACCGCGACGAACTTGATAGCATCACCAAACAGCTTGTCCACATCGTCTTGTGCTTGCGGCGATGCTGTTGATCTCCATTCCATTGGACATCCTTTGAGCTGTTGGCGGGTTGGGCAGGGAGGGGATTCATGGCAGACCAACGACTGCGTGTGTCGACAACCGCGCTCGAGCAAGGGGCACGCGAGCTACGTCAGCATCATCGCATGATCGAGACGTCTGTTGCCGAAATCCATCGGCGGGCTCAAACACTTCAGGGCGTATGGACTGGCTCAGCTGCAAACGACGCGGCAACGGCATGGGACGATCTTCGCAAGACACTCACATCCCATCTGAACGTGTTGTCCGAGCATGCCGAGCTGCTGTTGAAAACCGCGAAGCTCCACAGTGATCAGGAACAGCTGACTACGCAGGCCATCGCCTCAACGGATATGTAGCGGGAGCCGATATGTCTGAACGCTCGTATGACTTGGATGCGATGCAGGAACACATCGACTTCCTGACCGCACAAATGGAATCGCTCACCGAGCAGGCGAAAGATATTGAGCGTACAGCTGAGGGCGTCCTGTCTCAGTACGAGGGACAAGGCGCAGAAAAGTTCATGGAAGCAAACGCTGAGTGGCGAACCAAATTCACACAGCATCTTGAATCACTTGGGGCACTGCGCGACAGAATCAAGATCACTCACGGCAACTACCTCGATGCGAGGACGAAGAACCGCGAAATGTTCCCGGGGGCGTATTCATGACAAAGGCCGATCCAGAATGGTTCTACTCCGTCGCCACCAAACTTGCAGAGGCGGCCACTTCCTTCGAAGCCCGCTTCACCGCACTTGACCAGAAGTTGAATGTCTCTCGATCAGCGGGTGGCTACGCAACCGGTGGACCGCGCTGGAGCTCCAGCTATGACCAATCCGCGTCCGATGTGTTCGAAGTCGGCTCCCTTGGGGTGATGGCAGCCACGGTCCTCTCAAAGTTGGTACACGAAGCAGGGCTCAACGAGGCCAGAGCGGAGAACGAGTCGAGTCCAACGGGCCCTCAAGAACGCACTCCGTCACCGCCCTCGGGGAGCAAGATCAACCACGCCATGCACCCCAGCCAGCTGTCCGTCGGCGGAAACAACTCCAAACCAGACCATTGGTCTCTCATTGCCGACTATGTAAAAAAGGAATGGGCTGATTGCGACGAGAGTCGAATTCGTGCGGCCGGATCCGCCTTCAGTTCCTTCGGCACAGACAGCCAGAAGCAAGCAACCGATCTCTGGAACGCCTGCACGGCGATCTTCACTGATGATCGACAAAAAGGCTATCCAGAGATCAATGAAATGGTCACTGAAATCGCCAACGTATGTGGCGCACTCAAGGGGGAGGTCGCTTCTGACCTGGGCGTCGCCTGCGAGGCCGTAGGCTCAAAGGCCGACGAGATGAAGAAATTAGGTCAGCAATCCCTTACGATACTGCACTACATTATCCTATCGTATGAAGTGGACAAGGTACTGGCGCGCAGACTTCCTTTTGGCGATCGGATAAGAAAAGGTATCGATCGATTAATTGAATTCAACAAAAGGGAATACGCCAAAGCCAATGACAAACTCATGGAGTCGATCAACCAAAAGGTAGACCAAGCAGCCGAATCCAACGAAGGTATCAACAACCTTGCGACAACGGATGCCAAGTTTCTGTCAAATCTCCTGGACAGAATTCCCAGGCAAACGGACCCCATTCGCAATCGCACGAAAGAAGAAAATGAGGCCGCTGGCGACGAAGGGGAGCGGCGGGCAGGAATCGATCCCAGGGCACCCAAGCGAGAGGTGCGAGTCATCGTCGACACCGGCTCCGGGCCCGTGGGACGCGAGGTAGTCCCTGATCGGATTGATGACGTAAACCGACAGGTCATTGAGGTTAAGAATACCAACGAGATCAGACCTGATCGAGTGCAGATTCTCGCGGAGGCCGAGTGGGCGCGACAGAACGGCTACACGATGACCCTTGTCGTCGACCATCGCACCGTGATCAATGATCCGAAGATCCAAGAAATGGTCAGCAACGGGCAGATTCAAGTAGTTAGAAAGGAACTTGATGACGCATACTTCTAATTACATCGGCATGCCGCAGGGCGACGACTGGATGGACAATATTCCCTCTCAGTATGTTCATGGAGAACGTGGGTTTGATGCACGCATAATGCACGATCTGGCAGAGGTTGGGGTGCGTGCTTACACACTAGATGCGCTTGCCAACGGCCCCGCAACGATTCCTGAGGCCATTCCTGTTTTCATAGACTGGCTGTCTCATTTAGAGGAACGCATACCCGGGCCGGAACCAGATCATGGTCACCGCTCGATTATCCGTTCCGGTTTAATTCGCAACCTCATCGACCCAGCAGCACGCGGAAATCAGCAGGTAATTGACCTACTCATCAGCCAGGTCCAACATCAGCCACCCCTACCATTGCGGCAGATAGATTGGGCACTCGGTGGCCTCAAACTAACCTGCGGACCAAAAGATTTCTCAAAGATCGTTGCGTTAATTCCCGACCTGCCTGCGGGTACGCCAATCATTCCGGTCATTCAATATCTAGGAAAAGTGAAAACACGCGACTCTCATCAATTGCTAATCAGATATCTCAACGGGCCGGCACGCGAATTCGCAATCAAAGCACTCGTTCAAGCGAAGGCGCCCGGCATTCGCCATCTCATCGAACCTCTTGTCCACGACCCGGATACGCTGGTTCGAAAGGCAGCCCGACGCGCTATGGAACGACTACCCAATGACTGACGAGCCCGATCACCTCAAAGAAATCGCAGAGCGTGTGCGCGCCCAGGTGGCGGAGCTGGAATCGCAGATGAGCAGGATCGACGCGATAGAAGCCGAGGCCGAATCCATGGATCGGATGGTCCGTGTCCGAGTGAACGCAAACGGAATGGTCCTCGGCATCCAGCTTCACCAAGCGACAGCGCGCATGGATCGTGGGCGACTTGGGACGCTGATCGCCGAGACCGCCCAGGCCGCGGCGTATCGGGCCTCTGATGCTGCCCATCAATTTTTCGAGGGCCTTCTCGCGACACGCGCTGAACTTCAGCAGGCAGCAGAGGCAATCCATCCTGAGGCCCGTCAGATGTTCAGCAGCCACCTGCCGGCCCCGCACTCTTCCCCATCACCAAGCCATTGCCCTCCCGCAAAGCCGCCTGTCGTTTACCCAACGCAACAACCTCCACAGCGCTACGCAGCGCTCGATGACGAGGACGCCCATTACGAACGCTTCAATCAAAACCCCTTTGGGAGAAGTTGATACAAGCGAACGAGTCGCGCCGAAATCGACAGCGCGCCACAATTGGCCCATGGCCTACGACGAGGACCTGGTGGAGCGCATCCGTGAAGTGATCGCCACGACCAAGGGTGTCACCGAGAAACGGATGTTCGGCGGCCTCGCGTTTCTGGTCGACGGGCACATGACCGTCGCCGCGAAACGCGAAGGCGGCCTATTGGCGCGCTGCGATCCCACGGAGACCGAAGCTCTGCTGGCCAAGACCCACGTCAGCCGGATGGTGATGGGCGGGCGCGAGATGGCCGGCTGGCTGAGTATCGAGGCCGAGGGCGTGCGCACCCGGCGGCAGCTGGAGCCGTGGGTGAAGCGCGCTCTGCTCTACGCCGGCTCACTGCCACCCAAGTAGCCGCACCGGCCGCTATCCGCCGCGCAGCACCATCAGCTTCTGCATGTCCGCCAGGCCCTGCTCCTGCGCCTGCCCCAGGAATGTCGGCAGCGGGGCCTGCACTTCGGGTAGCACCTCGTTGTCGATGAGACCTTGCAGCTCGGCCTCTTTACCGCCGTGGCCGGCTTGGTTCTCGATTTCTTGCTGCCCGGAAAGCGTTGAATAATCGTAGAATTCGCGATCAGACGGCCGCGTGCTGTCGACCTGCATGCCGCCGGGTTTCCAGTACGAGTAGTTGGTCAGCTTGGCTTCCGCGGTGCGGACCGCCACGATGTGGCTGGGCGCCGAGGTGGGAATCTCGCTGGGTGCTGCGATCTCGCCCATCAACTTCTGCGTGTATGGAGATTTCATCAGCGTGGTCATCTCCTCCACCGACATGTCATCGGTGACGTGTGCAATCCACTTGCGTCCTGCCGCATTGTTTTTGGCGATATCGGCGATATCGGCGCGGGCAGCCAGGTAGGAGAAACGCGGGTCGGTACGCCACCCGTTGCCGCCGGAGCCGATGGTCAGCAGCAGCGGAGCCAGGTCGACGCTGGAGGTCAGCTGCGTGCGCGTATCCCCCGGCTTCGGGGTGAGCACCCCGTGTGGATCGCGGATGTACAGGGGAACCCGGATCGACTCCTCGTACGCGGTGGCCCCCTTACCGCGCAACCCGTGAGAGCCCCCGTATTCGCCGTGATCGGAGGTGAAGACGACCACCGTGTTGCGGTCGACGTCCGGACGCGATGCCAGCTTGTCGAGAACCCGCCCGATCTGAGCGTCCACCTGCTGTTGCAGCCACAGGTACATGTCCAGGCAGCGGGCCCATTGCCGGGCCATATCCGGACCCGAATAGGGCACCGCGCCGGTCATGATCGGCGACATGAAATTGGCGTAATCGATCTGCAGCTGCGGCTTGCGATGCTGACGCAGCTCATCGGGCGTCTGAAAATTGGCGGGAACGTTATCGAACCAGTGCGGAACATCTTCCGGAAGAGGGTTTCTCGGCCACCAGCAGATGTCATGCGGATTGACCAGCGACACCGTGGTGCACCAGGGCCCCTTTCCCGCATCCGCGTCGAACCATCCCGCGAACTGGTCGACGATCCCGGGGTCCTTCTGTAAACCCTGGTTGGGAGCCCCATTGGGCGAAGGGAACGTTCCACCCGAGAAACCGTGTGCATCAAGACCTTCAGGATTGGTATCGCTCCAGTCTCCGAGATGCCACTTACCCCACCACCAGGTGCGATAACCCTGCTGTCTCAGCATGGTGCCCCAGGTGGGGAACTGCGGAGCCAGACTCGATTCGCTGGGCCCTTCGCCGGTGAACAGGCAGCCGGTCTGGTGCGAGTACAGCCCCGTCGTCATGGCTCCTCGCGATGGGGTGCACATGTTCGATGCGGTGTAGTGCGATGCGAAAGTAACGCTTTCCCTTTGTAATCGGCTAAGACTCGGCAGGAGGTTGGTGAGTTTCTGGATATCGGGGAACCACTGCGGGGCCCTCATCTGATCCACGATGATCACCAAGATGTTCGGCTTGTTCCCGCCTGCCGTCGGCGAATCAGTACGCCCCGGCTTGCGGAGTAGTTCATATCCCCCGAAGCCTACGGCGGCGGCACCCGCCGCGACTGCCCCGGTGGTAAGCACTGTTCTGCGATTGAGCTCGGCCATGAATCCAACGTAACCGCAATTCCTGACAATGAACGGTGAAGAACCCTGCCAGTTTTGGGTACGACGCGCTACGGCTGCGCGGGAGCGCCGGGCGCCGACGGCGGCGGGGTCGCCGGCGCCGTAACCGCGGGAGCGCCGGGAACGGCATTCGAACTACGTGGCGGCGCAAGGGGCGCCGGTGCCGGAGCGGGTGTCGGCGCAGGGGCTGCCGGGGGCTGGGTACCCATGATCTCGATCTCGCTCACCGACACCAGACCGTTGAACGCGTCCTGCCGTTGGCCGCTCTTGTTCACGATCGACACCCCCGGTTCGGTGGCCTCGATGACCATGGTCACCGAATCGGTCACCACATTCACCTTGATACTCGCCAGCGCACGACTCACCGGAACCTGCTGCTTGACCGAGCTGCCGTCGCTGAATTCCCAACGCACCCGGGTGATCTTGCGGTTCTGGGCGAAGCGGTCGGACCCGTCGATATCG contains:
- a CDS encoding RNA polymerase sigma factor, which produces MAHDEISRIFREEYGRTVATLIRYFGSIDLAEDAVQEAFEVAIAKWPRDGVPPNPGAWITTTARNRGVDKLRRDQRRDELSREANALEEEQPEPQEVGPVRDDRLRLIFTCCHPALAPEAQVALTLRLLGGLTTAEIANAYLVSESTMAARITRAKKKIASAGIPYRVPGDHDLPDRLSSVLAALYLVYNEGYAASSGAELTRADLSAEAIRLARVLADLMPDEPEVLGLLALVLLTEARPPARTDAGGALVLLADQDRAQWNHEMIGEGHQLVRRCLRRNVPGPYQIQAAINAVHDDAPSAAHTDWGQIVALYDQLTVFSPTAVVALNRAVAIGERDGAQAGLDAIEPLREDLDAYYPLHAARADLLTRLSRNREAANAYRKALVSTDNEVFRRYLGDRLARLDTGA
- a CDS encoding YbaB/EbfC family nucleoid-associated protein, encoding MTDEPDHLKEIAERVRAQVAELESQMSRIDAIEAEAESMDRMVRVRVNANGMVLGIQLHQATARMDRGRLGTLIAETAQAAAYRASDAAHQFFEGLLATRAELQQAAEAIHPEARQMFSSHLPAPHSSPSPSHCPPAKPPVVYPTQQPPQRYAALDDEDAHYERFNQNPFGRS
- a CDS encoding WXG100 family type VII secretion target, producing the protein MADQRLRVSTTALEQGARELRQHHRMIETSVAEIHRRAQTLQGVWTGSAANDAATAWDDLRKTLTSHLNVLSEHAELLLKTAKLHSDQEQLTTQAIASTDM
- a CDS encoding TfoX/Sxy family protein, which translates into the protein MAYDEDLVERIREVIATTKGVTEKRMFGGLAFLVDGHMTVAAKREGGLLARCDPTETEALLAKTHVSRMVMGGREMAGWLSIEAEGVRTRRQLEPWVKRALLYAGSLPPK
- a CDS encoding putative toxin: MTKADPEWFYSVATKLAEAATSFEARFTALDQKLNVSRSAGGYATGGPRWSSSYDQSASDVFEVGSLGVMAATVLSKLVHEAGLNEARAENESSPTGPQERTPSPPSGSKINHAMHPSQLSVGGNNSKPDHWSLIADYVKKEWADCDESRIRAAGSAFSSFGTDSQKQATDLWNACTAIFTDDRQKGYPEINEMVTEIANVCGALKGEVASDLGVACEAVGSKADEMKKLGQQSLTILHYIILSYEVDKVLARRLPFGDRIRKGIDRLIEFNKREYAKANDKLMESINQKVDQAAESNEGINNLATTDAKFLSNLLDRIPRQTDPIRNRTKEENEAAGDEGERRAGIDPRAPKREVRVIVDTGSGPVGREVVPDRIDDVNRQVIEVKNTNEIRPDRVQILAEAEWARQNGYTMTLVVDHRTVINDPKIQEMVSNGQIQVVRKELDDAYF
- a CDS encoding WXG100 family type VII secretion target; translated protein: MSERSYDLDAMQEHIDFLTAQMESLTEQAKDIERTAEGVLSQYEGQGAEKFMEANAEWRTKFTQHLESLGALRDRIKITHGNYLDARTKNREMFPGAYS
- a CDS encoding HEAT repeat domain-containing protein — translated: MDNIPSQYVHGERGFDARIMHDLAEVGVRAYTLDALANGPATIPEAIPVFIDWLSHLEERIPGPEPDHGHRSIIRSGLIRNLIDPAARGNQQVIDLLISQVQHQPPLPLRQIDWALGGLKLTCGPKDFSKIVALIPDLPAGTPIIPVIQYLGKVKTRDSHQLLIRYLNGPAREFAIKALVQAKAPGIRHLIEPLVHDPDTLVRKAARRAMERLPND
- a CDS encoding sulfatase-like hydrolase/transferase; translated protein: MAELNRRTVLTTGAVAAGAAAVGFGGYELLRKPGRTDSPTAGGNKPNILVIIVDQMRAPQWFPDIQKLTNLLPSLSRLQRESVTFASHYTASNMCTPSRGAMTTGLYSHQTGCLFTGEGPSESSLAPQFPTWGTMLRQQGYRTWWWGKWHLGDWSDTNPEGLDAHGFSGGTFPSPNGAPNQGLQKDPGIVDQFAGWFDADAGKGPWCTTVSLVNPHDICWWPRNPLPEDVPHWFDNVPANFQTPDELRQHRKPQLQIDYANFMSPIMTGAVPYSGPDMARQWARCLDMYLWLQQQVDAQIGRVLDKLASRPDVDRNTVVVFTSDHGEYGGSHGLRGKGATAYEESIRVPLYIRDPHGVLTPKPGDTRTQLTSSVDLAPLLLTIGSGGNGWRTDPRFSYLAARADIADIAKNNAAGRKWIAHVTDDMSVEEMTTLMKSPYTQKLMGEIAAPSEIPTSAPSHIVAVRTAEAKLTNYSYWKPGGMQVDSTRPSDREFYDYSTLSGQQEIENQAGHGGKEAELQGLIDNEVLPEVQAPLPTFLGQAQEQGLADMQKLMVLRGG